A single genomic interval of Streptomyces sp. NBC_00663 harbors:
- a CDS encoding ClpP family protease, which translates to MGNYTIPYVVERTAHGERSSDVFSRLLSERIIFLGTEIDDGVANVVIAQLLHLESSAPDHEISIYINSPGGSFTSLMAIYDAMTYVQAPISTVCVGQAASTAAVLLAGGDPGRRIVLEHARVLLGQPASGGSRGMISDLALQAKEMIRIRAQVEEVLARHTHHDIATLRADMDRDKFFTAQEAVAYGLADEVLSRRLVTV; encoded by the coding sequence ATGGGGAACTACACGATTCCGTACGTCGTCGAGCGCACCGCGCACGGCGAGCGCTCCTCCGATGTGTTCAGCCGGCTGCTGTCGGAGCGGATCATCTTCCTCGGCACCGAGATCGACGACGGTGTCGCCAACGTCGTCATCGCGCAACTCCTCCACCTGGAGTCCTCGGCCCCGGACCACGAGATCTCGATCTACATCAACTCCCCCGGCGGCTCGTTCACTTCACTCATGGCGATCTACGACGCGATGACCTATGTGCAGGCCCCGATCTCGACGGTCTGCGTCGGGCAGGCGGCCTCCACCGCGGCCGTGCTCCTCGCCGGCGGGGATCCCGGGCGCCGGATCGTGCTGGAGCACGCGCGCGTGCTGCTCGGCCAGCCGGCCAGCGGCGGCAGCCGGGGCATGATCTCCGACCTCGCGCTCCAGGCCAAGGAGATGATCCGGATCCGCGCACAGGTGGAGGAGGTGCTCGCCCGACACACCCACCACGACATCGCGACGCTGCGCGCCGACATGGACCGCGACAAGTTCTTCACCGCGCAGGAGGCCGTGGCGTACGGACTGGCCGACGAAGTACTGAGCCGGCGCCTCGTGACGGTGTGA
- a CDS encoding helix-turn-helix domain-containing protein, whose amino-acid sequence MTEQAPNRARVIPLRPAAARPAAAPPPREPLWRDLVGDVLRRERLAQERTLKDVADAARISMPYLSEVERGRKEASSEVLAAAAQALGLGLGDLLGRAQGELLRITSRTSAGGRRATTSSYDGLCLAA is encoded by the coding sequence GTGACCGAACAAGCGCCGAACCGAGCCCGCGTCATCCCTCTGCGCCCGGCCGCCGCCCGCCCGGCCGCCGCGCCGCCGCCCAGGGAACCCCTGTGGCGGGACCTGGTCGGCGACGTGCTGCGGCGTGAACGGCTCGCCCAGGAGCGCACGTTGAAGGACGTCGCCGACGCGGCCCGGATCTCGATGCCGTACCTCTCCGAGGTGGAGCGCGGCCGCAAGGAAGCCTCGTCGGAGGTCCTCGCGGCCGCCGCCCAGGCCCTCGGCCTCGGCCTCGGCGACCTGCTCGGCCGCGCCCAGGGCGAGCTGCTCCGGATCACCAGCCGGACCTCCGCGGGCGGTCGCCGGGCGACGACCTCGTCGTACGACGGACTCTGCCTCGCCGCCTGA
- a CDS encoding class I SAM-dependent methyltransferase — MALRETFDEDAELYQRARPTYPAALVAELGRAAGLGPGRRVLEVAPGTGQLTVPLARFGCRITAVELGPDMAAVARRRLEEFPQVSVEVADFDTWPLPADPFDLMVCATAWHWLDPALRVEKAADALAPGGRLAVVVTDHVAGGTTEFFHRSQECYRRWDPDTPPGLLLKEAAEIPTRTEEFEGCPRLADVEVIRYFQEITYTTDEYLDVLCTYSNHRALEASRRAGLLACVRELIDSGYDGRVTKRYLHDLITATRTEA; from the coding sequence ATGGCGCTGAGGGAGACGTTCGACGAGGACGCGGAGCTGTACCAACGGGCACGGCCCACCTATCCCGCCGCCCTGGTCGCCGAGTTGGGCCGCGCGGCCGGTCTCGGGCCTGGGCGCCGGGTCCTTGAGGTCGCGCCCGGCACCGGTCAACTCACGGTGCCGCTCGCGCGGTTCGGGTGCCGGATCACCGCGGTGGAGCTGGGCCCCGACATGGCCGCCGTGGCCCGTCGGCGGCTGGAGGAGTTCCCGCAGGTCTCCGTGGAGGTGGCGGACTTCGACACATGGCCGCTGCCGGCCGATCCCTTCGACCTCATGGTGTGCGCCACCGCGTGGCACTGGCTCGACCCGGCCCTGCGGGTGGAGAAGGCCGCAGACGCGCTGGCGCCCGGCGGCCGGCTGGCGGTCGTCGTCACCGATCATGTGGCGGGCGGCACCACGGAGTTCTTCCATCGGTCCCAGGAGTGCTATCGGCGCTGGGACCCGGACACCCCGCCCGGCCTGCTGCTCAAGGAGGCCGCGGAGATCCCCACCCGCACCGAGGAGTTCGAGGGCTGCCCGCGGCTGGCCGACGTCGAGGTGATCCGGTACTTCCAGGAGATCACGTACACCACCGACGAGTACCTGGACGTCCTGTGCACCTACTCGAACCACCGCGCGCTGGAGGCCTCGCGCCGCGCGGGGCTGCTGGCGTGCGTCCGGGAGCTGATCGACTCCGGCTACGACGGCCGTGTCACCAAGCGCTATCTCCACGACCTGATCACGGCCACGCGCACCGAAGCGTGA
- a CDS encoding RNA polymerase sigma factor SigF, which translates to MDTAVTGSQAQLIEGTAGTSTGDGPLPGVADPRSVAPRDARELSRQFFQRLTEVEEGTHEYQYARNTLIEMNMSLVRFAAGRFRGRGDDMEDIVQTGMIGLIKAIDRFELAREVEFTSFALPYIVGEIKRFFRDTTWAVHVPRRLQELRVELAKAREELASRLDREPTVAELATLMNISENEVVEGQIASNGYNSSSLDAALTGDGPEHGESVLADFIGVEEYGLRLVEDFQSLAPLMAELSDRDRQIIHLRFVEEATQAEIGEQLGCSQMHVSRLIKRIIARLREGMLGELGCA; encoded by the coding sequence ATGGACACCGCCGTGACCGGGTCGCAGGCTCAGCTCATCGAGGGGACCGCCGGGACCAGCACGGGTGACGGACCGCTGCCGGGAGTCGCGGATCCGCGGAGTGTGGCTCCGCGTGACGCGCGGGAGTTGTCCCGCCAGTTCTTCCAGCGCCTGACGGAGGTCGAGGAAGGCACACACGAATACCAGTACGCGCGCAACACGCTCATCGAGATGAACATGTCCCTGGTGCGGTTCGCCGCCGGCCGGTTCCGCGGTCGCGGGGACGACATGGAGGACATCGTCCAGACCGGCATGATCGGCCTGATCAAGGCCATCGACCGGTTCGAGCTCGCGCGGGAGGTCGAGTTCACGTCCTTCGCTCTGCCCTACATCGTCGGTGAGATCAAGCGGTTCTTCCGGGACACCACCTGGGCGGTGCATGTGCCGCGGCGGCTCCAGGAGCTGCGGGTGGAGCTGGCCAAGGCGCGCGAGGAACTGGCGAGCAGGCTGGACCGGGAGCCGACGGTGGCCGAGCTCGCCACCTTGATGAACATCTCCGAGAACGAGGTCGTCGAGGGCCAGATCGCCTCCAACGGCTACAACTCCTCCTCGCTGGACGCCGCTCTGACCGGCGACGGTCCCGAGCACGGCGAGTCGGTGCTGGCCGACTTCATCGGTGTCGAGGAGTACGGGCTGCGGCTGGTCGAGGACTTCCAGTCGCTCGCGCCGCTGATGGCGGAACTCAGCGACCGGGACCGGCAGATCATCCATCTGCGGTTCGTGGAGGAGGCCACCCAGGCGGAGATCGGCGAACAGCTGGGCTGTTCCCAGATGCATGTGTCCCGGCTGATCAAGCGGATCATCGCGCGACTGCGCGAGGGAATGCTGGGTGAACTGGGCTGCGCCTGA
- a CDS encoding ATP-binding protein, which produces MIEHLNGAVISTGFDVPVDPLRRAAHYTGEPGCIAEARHFAAQFLDQLRTEWCAEIGARVDDAVLLVVSELVTNADRHSNGPYILDLEGTDAAVTVSVYDSSAALPLRFAKDPERVGRHGLEIVHALAARVTAERVPVGKRVSAVLRLAEEPDEG; this is translated from the coding sequence ATGATCGAACACCTGAACGGGGCAGTGATATCGACTGGTTTCGACGTGCCCGTGGACCCCTTGCGCAGGGCGGCCCACTACACCGGCGAACCGGGATGCATCGCTGAGGCCCGCCACTTCGCCGCCCAATTCCTCGACCAGCTCAGGACCGAGTGGTGCGCCGAGATCGGCGCCCGGGTCGACGACGCGGTGCTCCTGGTGGTGAGCGAGCTGGTCACCAACGCCGACCGGCACAGCAACGGCCCGTACATCCTGGACCTGGAGGGCACGGACGCCGCCGTGACCGTGTCCGTCTACGACAGCAGCGCCGCGCTGCCGCTGCGCTTCGCGAAGGACCCGGAACGGGTCGGCCGGCACGGTCTGGAGATCGTGCACGCGCTGGCGGCGCGGGTCACCGCCGAGCGTGTACCGGTCGGCAAGCGGGTCAGCGCGGTACTCCGACTCGCCGAGGAACCCGATGAGGGGTGA
- a CDS encoding streptophobe family protein yields the protein MSPRTRSDQAVAPHGWVQAAVTVLAGLLAMGVTAALGLWATGATDLPDGAFPRVVAATVVTAVGGTIELSGNAGGLADTQAGLTVIPLSVTLAGSLVIAALFLRPLRHRAVAGAAELTGWAARVAVLWLAALVALALGARQTFTLSLGESALSDLGDLFGVTPKVGFTTDLPLTLLFGLLWLAGVLVLALLVSRGAPLPGRLLRFQASVRPAAYAMVVLLLAYVVLGIVIGLVVAVTGDYPAETLAVLLLGLPNLAWLALTLGLGATWNGRVEGPFGLPMPHVLDEVLRSEDTATLNLSTLAEYDGRVWWLVAVDAVLVLAAAFVMAARSPARTRAWQHALHLAVALALTVLMICLVGRISAHYGLSVLGIGDLGGDLNGELLLKPEVWTAVGLAALWGLVAGFLGGLLARPVRRQD from the coding sequence GTGAGCCCGAGAACCCGCTCCGACCAGGCCGTTGCCCCGCACGGCTGGGTACAGGCAGCCGTCACCGTGCTGGCCGGACTGCTCGCGATGGGCGTGACCGCCGCGCTGGGGCTGTGGGCGACCGGGGCGACGGACCTGCCCGACGGAGCGTTCCCGCGGGTCGTCGCGGCGACGGTCGTCACCGCGGTGGGCGGCACGATCGAGCTCTCCGGGAACGCCGGGGGCCTGGCCGACACCCAGGCCGGGCTCACCGTGATCCCGCTGTCGGTCACGCTGGCCGGCTCCCTCGTCATCGCCGCTCTCTTCCTCCGGCCGCTACGGCACCGGGCGGTCGCGGGCGCCGCGGAGCTGACGGGCTGGGCGGCGCGCGTCGCCGTGCTGTGGCTGGCGGCCCTGGTCGCTCTCGCCCTCGGGGCCCGCCAGACCTTCACGCTCTCCCTGGGCGAGAGCGCGCTGTCGGACCTCGGCGACCTGTTCGGGGTCACGCCGAAGGTCGGCTTCACGACGGACCTGCCGCTCACGCTGCTCTTCGGTCTGCTCTGGCTGGCCGGTGTGCTCGTGCTCGCGCTGCTGGTCTCGCGCGGGGCGCCACTGCCGGGCCGGCTGCTGCGCTTCCAGGCGTCGGTGCGGCCGGCGGCGTACGCGATGGTCGTGCTGCTGCTCGCCTACGTGGTCCTGGGCATCGTCATCGGCCTGGTCGTGGCGGTGACGGGCGACTATCCGGCGGAGACGTTGGCGGTGCTCCTGCTCGGTCTGCCGAACCTGGCCTGGCTGGCGCTCACCCTCGGCCTCGGCGCCACCTGGAACGGCCGTGTGGAGGGCCCGTTCGGGCTGCCGATGCCCCACGTCCTCGACGAGGTGCTGCGGTCCGAGGACACCGCCACGCTGAACCTCTCCACCCTCGCCGAGTACGACGGCCGGGTGTGGTGGCTGGTGGCGGTCGACGCGGTGCTGGTGCTCGCCGCCGCGTTCGTGATGGCGGCGCGTTCCCCGGCGCGGACGCGTGCCTGGCAGCACGCCCTGCACCTGGCGGTGGCCCTCGCCCTCACGGTCCTGATGATCTGCCTCGTCGGCCGTATCTCCGCCCACTACGGCCTCTCGGTGCTCGGCATCGGCGACCTCGGCGGCGATCTGAACGGGGAGCTCCTGTTGAAGCCCGAGGTGTGGACCGCCGTCGGCCTCGCGGCGCTGTGGGGTCTGGTCGCGGGTTTCCTGGGCGGGCTTCTGGCGCGTCCGGTGCGACGGCAGGACTAA
- a CDS encoding nuclear transport factor 2 family protein: MSVNTDRHESAVARYFEAWNANDQETLTKAVAAAWAADGGYTDPLADVSGHERIAGLIAAVHEQFPGFVFRPTGAVDGHHDTARFSWELVNEADHSAPVAGFDVITLDDQGRIRQVYGFLDRVPDGA; the protein is encoded by the coding sequence ATGTCCGTGAACACCGACCGCCACGAGAGCGCCGTAGCCCGTTACTTCGAGGCCTGGAACGCCAACGACCAGGAGACGCTGACGAAAGCGGTGGCGGCGGCCTGGGCCGCGGACGGCGGCTACACCGACCCCCTGGCCGACGTCAGCGGCCATGAGCGGATCGCCGGGCTCATCGCGGCGGTGCACGAGCAGTTCCCGGGGTTCGTCTTCCGCCCCACCGGGGCCGTGGACGGCCATCACGACACCGCCCGCTTCTCCTGGGAGCTGGTGAACGAGGCCGACCACAGCGCGCCCGTCGCGGGCTTCGACGTGATCACCCTGGACGACCAGGGCCGCATCCGGCAGGTGTACGGCTTCCTCGACCGGGTGCCCGACGGGGCGTGA
- the mgrA gene encoding L-glyceraldehyde 3-phosphate reductase translates to MYTAHPDRYSDMPYRRTGRSGLKLPAISLGLWHNFGPADRTVETQRAILRRAFDLGVTHFDLANNYGPPPGAAESAFGEALKSDLAAYRDELIISTKAGYLMWPGPYGEWGSRKYLLSSLDQSLTRMGLDYVDVFYSHRPDPETPLEETMGALHSAVQQGKALYVGISNYSAEQTREAARILGELGTPLLIHQPRYSMLDRRPEDEGLLDALDELQVGSIVFSPLEQGVLTGRYLDGIPEDSRAASDSPFLNSDALTEDLVAQLRELNDIAKSRGQTLAQLALAWVLRGGRVTSALVGASSPQQIEDSVGTIRNLDFDAEELARIDAVIKK, encoded by the coding sequence TTGTACACCGCACACCCCGACCGCTACTCGGACATGCCCTACCGGCGCACCGGACGCAGCGGCCTGAAGCTCCCCGCGATCTCGCTCGGCCTGTGGCACAACTTCGGCCCCGCGGACCGCACCGTCGAGACGCAGCGCGCGATCCTGCGCCGCGCCTTCGACCTCGGTGTCACCCACTTCGACCTCGCCAACAACTACGGCCCGCCGCCCGGTGCCGCCGAGTCCGCCTTCGGCGAGGCCCTGAAGTCCGACCTCGCCGCCTACCGCGACGAGCTGATCATCTCCACCAAGGCCGGTTATCTGATGTGGCCCGGCCCCTACGGCGAGTGGGGATCCCGCAAGTACCTGCTGTCCTCGCTGGACCAGAGCCTGACCCGGATGGGCCTGGACTACGTCGACGTCTTCTACTCGCACCGCCCGGACCCGGAGACTCCGCTGGAGGAGACGATGGGCGCCCTGCACTCCGCCGTGCAGCAGGGCAAGGCGCTCTACGTCGGCATCTCCAACTACTCCGCCGAGCAGACCCGCGAGGCCGCCCGCATCCTGGGCGAGCTGGGCACCCCGCTCCTCATCCACCAGCCGCGCTACTCGATGCTCGACCGGCGCCCCGAGGACGAGGGCCTGCTGGACGCCCTGGACGAGCTCCAGGTCGGCTCCATCGTCTTCTCCCCGCTGGAGCAGGGCGTGCTCACCGGCCGCTACCTCGACGGCATCCCGGAGGACTCGCGGGCCGCGAGCGACAGCCCGTTCCTGAACTCCGACGCCCTCACCGAGGACCTGGTCGCCCAGCTGCGCGAGCTGAACGACATCGCCAAGTCCCGCGGCCAGACCCTGGCCCAACTGGCGCTGGCCTGGGTCCTGCGCGGCGGCCGGGTCACCTCCGCCCTCGTCGGCGCGAGCAGCCCGCAGCAGATCGAGGACAGCGTCGGCACGATCCGCAACCTCGACTTCGACGCCGAGGAACTGGCCCGCATCGACGCGGTGATCAAGAAGTAG
- a CDS encoding LysR family transcriptional regulator — MELRHLQHFVAVAEDQHFTRAAERLLVSQSGLSASIRALERELQTPLFVRTTRRVTLTPAGRALLGEAERILAQVRAAHEAVAAVQGVLRGMLALGSEQCIAGVHVAGLLAAFRRQHPDVEICLRQAGSGALAEEVAAGRLDLAFAVRTAQEDTDQLRVVPLAGEPMTVLCHPDHRLARAGAAVTPEDLGSEVFVDFHPDWGPRRTTDAAFAAAGVRRAVALEVNDVHSLLDLVDENLGVAVVPRHFRHKRPALTALPVKGTGETVYETVALLPPEQATSPAARALMALLETGGVGTPQDGAHPS; from the coding sequence ATGGAACTCCGCCATCTCCAGCACTTCGTCGCGGTCGCCGAGGATCAGCATTTCACCCGGGCCGCCGAACGGCTGCTGGTCTCCCAGTCGGGGCTGTCCGCCTCGATCCGGGCGCTGGAGCGGGAGCTACAGACCCCGCTGTTCGTGCGCACGACCCGGCGGGTGACGCTCACCCCGGCCGGGCGGGCGCTGCTGGGCGAGGCGGAGCGGATCCTGGCGCAGGTGCGGGCGGCCCACGAGGCGGTGGCCGCGGTCCAGGGCGTCCTGCGCGGGATGCTCGCCCTCGGGTCCGAGCAGTGCATCGCCGGGGTGCATGTGGCGGGGCTGCTCGCCGCGTTCCGCCGGCAGCACCCCGACGTGGAGATCTGTCTGCGGCAGGCGGGCTCGGGCGCGCTCGCCGAGGAGGTCGCCGCCGGACGCCTCGACCTGGCGTTCGCGGTGCGGACGGCCCAGGAGGACACCGACCAGCTGCGGGTCGTACCGCTGGCCGGGGAGCCGATGACCGTCCTGTGCCACCCGGACCACCGGCTCGCGCGCGCCGGTGCCGCAGTGACCCCGGAGGATCTCGGCAGCGAGGTCTTCGTCGACTTCCACCCGGACTGGGGCCCGCGCCGCACCACCGACGCCGCGTTCGCCGCGGCGGGCGTACGGCGGGCGGTCGCGCTGGAGGTGAACGACGTGCACAGCCTCCTGGACCTGGTGGACGAGAACCTCGGCGTGGCCGTCGTTCCCCGCCACTTCCGGCACAAGCGGCCGGCCCTGACCGCGCTGCCGGTGAAGGGCACCGGGGAGACCGTGTACGAGACGGTCGCCCTGCTGCCGCCCGAGCAGGCCACCAGCCCGGCGGCGCGGGCCCTGATGGCGCTGCTGGAAACAGGGGGCGTAGGTACACCCCAGGACGGGGCTCACCCCTCCTGA